The Prochlorococcus sp. MIT 0801 genomic sequence AAAACTATTGTTTTGCCTACGGCTTCTGGCTTAGAACATAAAATAGGACTTCCTGCTTTGACCAGAGCTTTTCCTAATGCAAAAATATGGGTATGTCCCGGACAATGGAGTTTTCCTTTTCAATTGCCTTTTGATTGGCTAGGAATTCCATCTGATAGAACTAATATTTTGTTGGCTGATGGCTTTCCCCATGGTGATGATTGTGAATGGATTTCTTTAGGTCCTATTGATATTGGTCTGGCACGTTTTCAAGAGATTACTTGTTTTCACAAACCATCAAAATCTTTATTGGTAACTGATGCTCTTGTAGGTATCGAGGACACCCCGCCTGAGCTCTTTAATTTAGATCCAACTCCGTTGTTGTTTCATTCTAGAGAGAAAGGCTCCGAGGAACTTATTGATACGCCTATTGCTAGAAAGAAAGGATGGCTTCGATTAGTTCTTTTCGCCTCTTACCTCAAGCCTGAAAAGTTGGAAATTCCAAAAATAAAAGAGATTCTTGAAAACTCTTTTAAGCCAAAGATGAGAAACAAAAGATCACATTTCGGAATCTATCCTTTTGCTTGGCAGAAGGGTTGGGAGCTTTCGGCGAAAAAACTTGTTGGAGAAAAAAAACCCCTAATACAAATCGCGCCTGTAATAGAAAG encodes the following:
- a CDS encoding DUF4336 domain-containing protein — translated: MSNSASEQKWNWWPLLPLYPYGRRRTIFRELVPNQIWSFEQLQGIYYVAVPVRLLVVRVKNELMIINPLPPTSELLREIDLLQKKIGPVKTIVLPTASGLEHKIGLPALTRAFPNAKIWVCPGQWSFPFQLPFDWLGIPSDRTNILLADGFPHGDDCEWISLGPIDIGLARFQEITCFHKPSKSLLVTDALVGIEDTPPELFNLDPTPLLFHSREKGSEELIDTPIARKKGWLRLVLFASYLKPEKLEIPKIKEILENSFKPKMRNKRSHFGIYPFAWQKGWELSAKKLVGEKKPLIQIAPVIERLVFPRGKKAFIVWLNKIESLKGISCLISAHYSGKVRFTRNEIRDLKIKIDKSNWKKNEGDFKFLSWFDQKLLDFGIVPKNPLKKFSD